A window of the Brassica napus cultivar Da-Ae chromosome A2, Da-Ae, whole genome shotgun sequence genome harbors these coding sequences:
- the LOC106432493 gene encoding auxin-responsive protein SAUR21-like, with protein MALVRSLLGAKKILGRATASTSKRVAMAAPPKGFLAVYVGESQKMRYVVPISYLSQPSFQALLSKSEEEFGFDHPMGGLTIPCPEDTFISITSRLQ; from the coding sequence atggcTTTAGTGAGAAGTCTATTGGGCGCAAAGAAGATTCTTGGCCGAGCAACAGCTTCTACAAGCAAAAGAGTAGCCATGGCGGCACCACCTAAAGGGTTTCTTGCGGTGTACGTAGGAGAGAGCCAGAAGATGAGATATGTGGTACCAATCTCATACTTGAGCCAGCCTTCGTTTCAAGCTCTTCTCAGCAAATCAGAAGAAGAATTTGGGTTCGATCATCCAATGGGTGGCTTAACCATTCCTTGTCCTGAAGATACTTTCATCAGCATAACGTCTCGGCTCCAATGA
- the LOC111204526 gene encoding auxin-responsive protein SAUR21-like, producing the protein MALVRSLLGAKKMLGAATSKRATSAAPKGFLAVYVGESQKKRYVVPISYLSQPSFQALLSKSEEEFGFDHPMGGLTIPCPEDTFINVTSRLQ; encoded by the coding sequence ATGGCTTTGGTGAGGAGTCTATTGGGTGCAAAGAAGATGCTTGGAGCTGCAACAAGCAAAAGAGCAACCTCGGCTGCACCAAAAGGTTTTCTTGCGGTGTACGTAGGAGAGAGccagaagaagagatatgtggTGCCAATCTCATACTTAAGCCAGCCTTCATTTCAAGCTCTTCTCAGCAAATCAGAAGAAGAGTTTGGGTTTGATCATCCAATGGGTGGCTTAACCATCCCTTGTCCTGAAGATACTTTCATCAACGTTACTTCTAGGCTTCAGTGA
- the LOC111211762 gene encoding auxin-responsive protein SAUR21-like, with amino-acid sequence MLKTEPCATLFLSVQRFKSTSFKDFSETPQLIHCSIYDIHIPLFQSSTNNQQSNNLNLLIHLFKSFKRIHTFRQEKNIEMALVRSLLGAKKILSRSVTASTPKGFLAVYVGENQIQKKRYVVPVSYLNQPSFQALLSKSEEEFGFHHPTGGLTIPCPEDAFITVTSLLKGK; translated from the coding sequence ATGCTAAAGACAGAACCATGTGCAACTCTGTTCTTGTCTGTCCAACGCTTCAAGAGCACAAGTTTCAAAGATTTTTCAGAGACTCCTCAACTCATTCACTGCTCTATATATGATATACATATCCCACTCTTTCAATCATCAACCAACAATCAGCAATCCAATAACTTAAATCTTTTGATACATCTCTTCAAAAGCTTCAAAAGAATTCATACTTtcagacaagaaaaaaatatagaaatggcTTTGGTGAGAAGTCTATTGGGTGCTAAGAAGATCTTGAGCCGCTCTGTAACGGCTAGTACACCAAAAGGGTTTCTTGCGGTGTACGTTGGCGAGAATCAGATCCAGAAGAAGAGATACGTAGTTCCTGTCTCGTATTTGAACCAGCCTTCGTTTCAAGCTCTGCTCAGTAAATCTGAAGAGGAGTTTGGTTTTCATCATCCGACGGGTGGCTTAACGATCCCTTGTCCTGAAGATGCCTTCATCACGGTGACTTCTCTGCTAAAGGGAAAGTGA
- the LOC111211758 gene encoding auxin-responsive protein SAUR21-like, which produces MTLFRGLLGAKRIIGLSVASTSKKTVSAPKGFLAVYVGEDQVQKKRYVVPISYLSQPSFQALLCKSEEEFGFDHPMGGLTIPCPEDTFISVTSRFQ; this is translated from the coding sequence ATGACTTTGTTCAGAGGTCTCTTGGGTGCCAAGAGGATTATTGGTCTTTCTGTAGCGTCTACAAGCAAAAAGACAGTTTCAGCGCCAAAGGGGTTTCTTGCGGTGTACGTTGGTGAAGACCAGGTCCAAAAGAAGAGATATGTGGTGCCCATCTCGTACTTGAGCCAGCCTTCGTTTCAAGCTCTTCTCTGTAAATCAGAGGAAGAGTTTGGATTTGATCATCCAATGGGTGGATTAACGATTCCTTGTCCTGAAGATACCTTCATCAGTGTGACTTCCCGGTTTCAATAA
- the LOC125582892 gene encoding auxin-responsive protein SAUR23-like, whose translation MALVRSIMSAKKILGRSVTAATATSKRAASAAPPKGFLAVYVGESQKKRYVVPVSYLSQPSFQALLSKSEEEFGFDHPMGGLTIPCPEDTFINVTSRLH comes from the coding sequence ATGGCTTTAGTGAGAAGTATAATGAGTGCAAAGAAGATTCTTGGCCGCTCCGTAACAGCAGCAACCGCAACAAGCAAAAGAGCAGCCTCAGCGGCACCACCTAAAGGGTTTCTTGCTGTGTACGTAGGGGAGAGccagaagaagagatatgtggTGCCAGTCTCATACTTGAGCCAGCCTTCGTTTCAAGCTCTCCTCAGTAAATCAGAAGAAGAGTTTGGGTTTGATCATCCCATGGGTGGCTTAACCATCCCTTGTCCTGAAGATACTTTTATCAATGTTACTTCTCGGCTTCATTGA
- the LOC106432504 gene encoding auxin-responsive protein SAUR21-like — MVLFRGLLGAKKIIGVSVAVTSKQTVSAPKGFLAVYVGEDQIQKKRYVVPISYLNQPSFQALLSKSEEEFGFDHPMGGLTIPCPEDTFISVTSRFQ, encoded by the coding sequence ATGGTTTTGTTCAGAGGTCTCTTGGGTGCAAAGAAGATCATTGGCGTTTCTGTAGCGGTTACAAGCAAACAGACCGTTTCAGCGCCAAAGGGGTTTCTTGCAGTGTACGTTGGTGAAGACCAGATccagaagaagagatatgtggTGCCAATCTCATATTTAAACCAGCCTTCGTTTCAAGCTCTTCTCAGCAAATCCGAAGAAGAGTTTGGATTTGATCATCCAATGGGTGGCTTAACGATCCCTTGTCCTGAAGATACCTTCATTAGTGTGACGTCAAGGTTTCAATGA
- the LOC111204531 gene encoding auxin-responsive protein SAUR21-like: protein MALLRSMLSAKKILGRSVTVAAATSKRAASAAPKGFLAVYVGESQKKRYVVPISYLNQPSFQALLSKSEEEFGFDHPMGGLTIPCPEDTFINVTSRLQ, encoded by the coding sequence ATGGCTTTACTGAGAAGTATGTTGAGTGCAAAGAAGATTCTTGGCCGCTCCGTAACAGTAGCAGCCGCAACAAGCAAAAGGGCAGCCTCGGCCGCACCAAAAGGGTTTCTTGCAGTGTACGTAGGAGAGAGccagaagaagagatatgtggTGCCGATCTCATACTTGAACCAGCCTTCATTTCAAGCTCTTCTCAGTAAATCCGAGGAAGAGTTTGGATTTGATCATCCAATGGGTGGCTTGACGATCCCTTGCCCTGAAGATACTTTCATCAATGTTACTTCTCGGCTTCAATGA
- the LOC106432498 gene encoding auxin-responsive protein SAUR21-like — MALMRSLLGAKKILGLYTAGASTSKRAASVAPPKGFLAVYVEESQKKRYVVPISYLSQPSFQALLSKSEEEFGFDHPMGGLTIPCPEDTFINVTSRIQ, encoded by the coding sequence ATGGCGTTGATGAGAAGTCTACTTGGTGCAAAGAAGATTCTTGGCCTCTACACCGCAGGAGCTTCAACAAGCAAAAGAGCAGCCTCAGTGGCACCACCAAAAGGGTTTCTTGCGGTATACGTAGAAGAAAGtcagaagaagagatatgtggTGCCAATCTCATACTTGAGCCAGCCTTCGTTTCAAGCTCTTCTCAGTAAATCCGAGGAAGAGTTCGGGTTTGATCATCCAATGGGTGGCCTAACCATTCCTTGTCCCGAAGATACATTCATCAATGTGACTTCTCGGATCCAGTGA
- the LOC106432506 gene encoding auxin-responsive protein SAUR21, translating to MSLVRSLLGARKILGAATSKRATSAAPKGFLAVYVGESQKKRYVVPISYLSQPSFQALLSKSEEEFGFDHPMGGLTIPCPEDTFITVTSRLH from the coding sequence atgtCTTTGGTGAGAAGTCTATTGGGTGCAAGGAAGATTCTTGGAGCTGCAACAAGCAAAAGAGCAACCTCGGCTGCACCAAAAGGTTTTCTTGCGGTGTATGTAGGAGAAAGtcagaagaagagatatgtggTGCCAATCTCATATTTGAGCCAACCTTCGTTTCAAGCTCTTCTCAGTAAATCGGAGGAAGAGTTTGGGTTCGATCATCCAATGGGTGGCTTAACGATCCCTTGCCCTGAAGATACTTTCATCACTGTGACTTCTCGGCTTCATTGA
- the LOC111204525 gene encoding auxin-responsive protein SAUR20-like, which yields MALFRGLLGAKRIINFSVPVTSKRTFSAPKGFLAVYVGEDQVQKKRYLVPISYLNQPSFQALLSKSEEEFGFDHPMGGLTIPCPEDTFINVTSQFQ from the coding sequence ATGGCTTTGTTTAGAGGTCTCTTGGGTGCAAAGAGGATTATTAACTTTTCTGTACCGGTTACAAGCAAAAGGACATTTTCGGCACCAAAGGGGTTTCTTGCGGTGTACGTTGGTGAAGACCAGGTCCAGAAGAAGAGATATTTGGTGCCAATCTCATACTTGAACCAGCCTTCTTTTCAAGCGCTTCTCAGCAAATCCGAGGAAGAGTTTGGATTTGATCATCCAATGGGTGGCTTGACGATTCCTTGTCCTGAAGATACCTTCATCAATGTGACGTCTCAGTTTCAATGA
- the LOC111204530 gene encoding auxin-responsive protein SAUR21-like, translating to MALVRSLLGAKKILGRSVTATASTSKRATMAAPPKGFLAVYVGESQKKRYVVPISYLSQPLFQALLSRSEEEFGFDHPMGGLTIPCPEDTFINVTSRLH from the coding sequence ATGGCTTTGGTTAGAAGTTTATTGGGTGCAAAAAAGATTCTTGGTCGTTCCGTAACAGCAACAGCTTCTACAAGCAAAAGAGCAACCATGGCGGCACCACCAAAAGGGTTTCTTGCGGTGTACGTTGGAGAGAGccagaagaagagatatgtggTGCCAATCTCATACTTGAGCCAGCCCTTATTTCAAGCTCTCCTCAGCAGATCTGAAGAAGAGTTTGGGTTTGATCATCCAATGGGTGGCTTAACTATCCCTTGTCCTGAAGATACTTTCATCAATGTTACTTCTCGGCTTCATTGA